The Vigna angularis cultivar LongXiaoDou No.4 chromosome 9, ASM1680809v1, whole genome shotgun sequence DNA window AAAAGGAACCCCATCCCATCTGGCATTGTCTATAAAAAGAGCTGCTGCTGCAAATGTTGGAGTAAGACTACCCGTTGGAACAGTTGCATCATCCGTATAAGCAGGATATGATTTTCCACCCTTGTTGTGGCCCTTGTATTGACCAACAACAGCATTTTCAAGCTGCAGTGGTCTCATTGATCTCAGAACCTTCACCTGAGTTAAAACCATTCTCAGTAATCACTGAACATCATAATATTAGTTGAAAATTTTTCCATAAGATTATAGGATATGTAGGAGGACCGaatttaaacattaataaaatgatGTTATGTAGGTATACTCTGCTAGACAAAAAGAGATGTATTACCTTTTCATTTCTGATGTCCTCAGCAGCTAAGCTGACTGGTGTTTCCATTGCAAACAAAGCTAGTATTTGCAGAAGATGATTTTGCATTATATCCCGAATGATTCCGTAGTGATCAAAATAACTAAAGAAAAGCACAAAGCCAGATCAATTAGTCGTGTGAGTTATCATTCTATACAATACCATCAAGACAAGTATATGACAAAATTACTCAGTACTCTCACCCTCCTCTTCCTTCAGTTCCAAAATCTTCAGAAAATATGATCTGCACATTGCGAATGTAATTCCGGGACCATAGAGGCTCAAAAACAAGATTTGAAAAGCGAAGCACTGATAGATTCTCCACAAGCTCCTTACCCAAGTAATGGTCAATCCTAAAGAATTTCCAATGAGTCCATGCTTTTCACTTTAGcttgtttaaaaagaaaaaagaaccaAGTGCACCTGAATATTTGGTCTTCAGTGAGGTACTGCTTCAAGCATTTTGTTAGCTCACTAGATGATTCCGAGTCACGGCCAAATGGCTTTTCAACGATAACCCTTGTCCATCCATCTCTGGAAGAAGCCTTTTGGCTAGCGCATCTCACCACATCCACAAATATGTTTGGAGGTATTGACAAATAAAACAATCTGTTTGATAATTTTCCACCCTAGAAAAGACCAGTGCCAAATATATCAGTATAGTTAGAAGATCAGCTATTAGGCAGGCAGCTAAAATGAAGAATTTGATCTTCTTTGCATGACACAATAGAATTTTAGTTATGGAAACATAAAATGCCTTAAATTTTATGACAAATATTAGaacctttttttttgtagaactacagttttaattttcaaatcacCACCTGACCGAAAGCCTTTTGCACCCTATTAAACTTAGCTCTCCGGCTATGAACGAATAttgaattttatgaaaaagcAACTGAAGTTCCTTTTTGTGAAGCAGGGAGGGACTACTTAGAAAGTAACCGTGTCACAGCCTAGTAGAAGAAATTCATGTTCACGGGAATTTGAAGCATTCATGTTAAATTTGAGAAACAAATAGCATACAATATCTGATAACATGATTCAACCAGTGTTTTTGTTTTAGTGTGTTCACTTCTGGTGGAAAATGTTCttcaatattgttttattttttttattttctgatgtATGTATGTACAGGGCTTAGTGTAGCAGGGCAATATGGCAGATAGTATTATATTACCTCTTTCTCTTTCAGCTTGATATCCAATTCTGAAAAGTGCTCCTCAGAATTATATTGACCAGAATGGTAAAAGCATCTTTTTAAGAACTGATCCATTTTGTCTTCGCAATTTTCTCTGCAAGTTTAGACTAGTATCAATATACATAAAATGAAGGGAAGTAGGGGAAAAGTATAAGGTAAGGTTTAGCCCAATAACATAAAAGTTAAattgtataaatgtgttgtggtGATATAGACCTAAGAATgataaaagtgaaaagaaaaagttcatTGCATTTAATCAATTACCTGTTATCCAGCTACTTTTTAAACCTTACATACCAAATAGGATTGCTGTAATGAAATTTACCTTTTGTCAATTCTGCATGTTAAGGTTTTGCTAATCATGTTCCTTAATTCTTCATCGGTCATTTTAGTCCGAGCAAAtccaaaaacaataaaattctGCATAAAGATTACAACCAGACAGACTCAAACACAATGttccaaaatatttaaatcatcTAGATATCTCAGTTCCCAAACGTTTAAGTATCACTACCAATTGAAACTAAACACTATATAACCAGTCCGACCTCAGGTAGCCAATCTTCATAAAAGAGTGCAAAGAGTGCTGGAAAAATCTTCTTTTTGGCAAGGTCTCCAGAAGCTCCAACAACTGTTATACTAAGATTGGATCCTGTACATTCTGAGTCTGACAATGGAAATAGTTCAGGAAGTGGTTGGAGCTTGCTATCTTCTTTAGCCAACGAAGTTCCAGCTAAAcctaattaatttatgaatatatgaCATAAGACTTTAGCTAAACTAAACAATGCTAGTTAAATGTAAATGCACAAGTAGTCAACAATATGTGAACAGTTAAACAAACAGGTCATGTGCCCACAACATGTGGTCTGATTTCAGTGCAATAGAGGACTCAACAAAAAACTGCAACATGGttattgaattattataatCCATGGTTTCAACATTCAACTAAAGCTTTAAGCGAAATGGTACTTAAGTACATAGAAGCTAAGGGAGGGAGAAGAGAACATGGTGTGATGATCCCTTTGGCAATAAGGAATGGGAATTTTCCAAACTAGAAGAAATATCAAAgtagtaaaaattaaagaaaattacagATGTTCTGTCAACATGAAGCCAGTCCAACTCCAGTTGAAGCTTTCagtatgatttaattttttctctGATGGAGGCAAATGCATATATAAGCTGAGACATAATTGAAGTATGAGAAGTGAAAATCATGAGGGAAAACCAGGAGTGTAACAAAGAAGGAAAAGGGTAAGAGAAGAAACTTCCACATAAAGGAATATAATCtgaattttttctttctgattAACAGATTGATTACCAGGTCCAGGGAGTTTAACAATAATGCATATAGTTTGTCAATGTGATATCAACTGTTTTAGGAACAGATCAAGGTATACAAttgaacaataaaataaaatttcactaCTAGGATAACAAGACACTAAGGAGGCTCATAAATACTAACTCCAACCAATTTGGCACATTTCTAATTGAAAAGTGTAATCAAAGGCTGCAAAGGAAGGAGAAACAATTGCTAGATCAAACAAAAGGCATGTGCAGCCATTTCAATCCAGTTGAAGTTTAGCTTCTTAATATATACAAGCTACAAcataatgataaaagaaaaacagatcATGTAAAACTGAGGTTGAAGAACAAACCATCATTTGAAGAGACAGCATTCAGTGGAAGCCCATTTGAGGATTTGAGCTGGAAATGGTTTCTAGCAGATTTTCTAGCGCGAGTGCATGAAAACCATAGTGGTGAATGAGAGTTTTCTCCTACTGCAGTGATTTTAGAGACAATTAGTGGCTCATTTCTTAATGCATAGGCCCTGACTATGCTTAAAGAAGGACCTAGAATACTGGCCATGCAAGAAGTTGGTACTGAAGATTTCAGAAGAAAACCATAAGAACTGAGCAACAAAGTAAAAATCCAAGATCAGAAACAGTAAGTTGAACAAGGTGTGGGAGTTCAGTTAATATAGTTAAttgttgatgaaaaataaaagggtTAAAATCTTTAGTGTTATGATTTATGAATGCGACATCATGCCAAAATTGCCTTTGGATATGTGAAAGGACCACTTCAAATTGGAAGGTTGCTCTGTTTACACTCATAACAAAATATCCTGAAACGTGAGgtccaaattttctcttttttttttcaagtttctGAAAAGATAATAGTAAttaatgaaaggaaaaatgaatGCTCTGTAGAGAAAATTAGTATTCATTGGGTtgtgtgaaagaaaaaaactaagatAGCTTAGAATGGGCCGAGATTGCTTCTACTGTGGTGCATTTAATCCACAAATCATCCATATTGATGCTAGGAAAAAattaggataatgatactttaataacattttttttgtaatattttaacatcactTACGTGTTATTCTGTTATTGGttcatgttggtgtttatgattattattattgttagtgaagtaattttggaccaatcacataatgacacgtagatgatgttaaaatgttgtcaaagtatcattatccaaaaaattaaatgtatttttgtattatgtagaaaatataaatatataaaaatacataaaagtaaaaataatttgatattttaaatttacaaaatgtaattcttttcttttgaagACTCTATTACTCATAGTTGTGACTTGTATAGAAAAAGTAAgagtagaagaaaaaaaacacacattaTTTAAAAACCTGTGTAGGCTGTTTCTTCCTGCAAGCCATGATTTCTTTCTCCACCTCCCCGAGAAGTGTAAAAGACAAAGTTACTCTTTTACCATTTCCTTTTATGTTGTTACTGTTTAGTTTCTTCAACtaaattctttataaatacatgtaattaaatattataatccGTTTTATTAACTTATTACAGTGGTTTGTGATTGAATGAGTGGAAGATTATTACATAAAGTTAAGAAGTTGGAGATTCTTTGTTCTGAAATTCAGTCTCAGGTGTGTTAGATTAGATAATCAAATTGAATACACCTTTCtggttatattatatatcattaaCTAGCTTATATCTTACAGTAATTAGAAAATATTACTTCCTTTAAAGACACTGACATTCATTTATGaacatggttttttttttcttcttttttccagCACACAACTACAGGGAAAATGTCAGGTACTATAATGTATGTATgaagtatttattttatatgatacatacatacatattcAGCTATCCTAGTTACCAAATTTTCATGATATCTTGAAAATGTTTGTTAACATCAAATTGCAGTACACAGCACTTATAACCAAATTATTTGTACACGATCAATTTAGTACACGATCAATCTGACTCTGTCCTacacactaaaataaattataaccaAATTATTTGTAAACATCTTTCGAGTATAATGATTAATCGTTGATAGCTGTGTAGTATAATTTCTAGTTACCAGAAATTAGATGACCAGAATTTAAAATtgctaaaatattattattatttatattcaaataatgaTAATACTGTTAGTAATCGAAgtttaaataagaataataaattcTTCAATCCTAAGTTTTGTAgaatacattatatattttactttctatttatcttttgtttttttacgtATGAAACTTgttcataaaatattcataaaatgttatttttgtttttttgtctttaGTTAATCTCTTAATTTCTCTCCTTGTTATTGCTCATCGAACAAAAATGGAAAACACTCCAAAATTGGTGCAGAAATTGATTTGCATGTTAATATTTTACTCTTCCTTTATTTGATATGTGTTTCATTGCTTCTGATATGTCCTTCCTAATCAATGcattgtctttattttatttaatggttAAGGTCCACTTTTGactaagtattattatttatattcaaatattacaaCACTATCAGAAATCCAAggcttaaataaaaataataaattttgctCAATCCTAAGTTTTGTAGGATGCATGATATACTTTACTTTCCATGCTCAATCCAGTTCTTGTTCATAGTTTAATGGTGCAACTTGTTCATAAAAGGTTCATAAAGGGTGacccttcattttctttttgtgtcCTTTGTTAATCTCTTAATCTCTCCCCTTATTATTACCATCAAACCAAAATGAGAAGCACCCGAAAATAAGTGTGGAAGTTGATTTGcatgttaatatttttctcttcatttctctcaTATGCGTTTCATTGCTTGTGATGTCTTTCCCGATAAATGCATTGCCTTTATTTTATGTAATGGTTAAGGTCCCACTTTTGAcaaagtatcattatttatattcaaatattgataccatataaaaaggtttaaaaaataattctgatgtattatttcaaagaatAGTGTATCATGTATATACATACAAAGGTCTtataattcttcatctattaaaagAATGACAACTGCACAAATCCGCACAAATTACATCACAGTTGTAATAATGCCTAAATTACAacaaacacaatatttgattgcctaatatttgctaatagaatatttgacatatcttaacaccctccactcaagttggtgcataGATATTACACATTCCCAAATTGAATAGAGACTCATAAAACACTCTTCTTGACACTCCTTTGATGAAAATATCAGCCAACTGGAATTCTAATCTTGTTCTGTGTGTTCAACGACCACTCAACTTAATTTGATGGTGCAACTTGTTCATAAAAGGTGAccctttgtttcttttttggTCTTCCGTTAATCTCTTAATTTCTCTCCCTGTCATTTCTCATCGAACAAAAATGAAAAGCACCCGAAAACTAGTGTAGAAATTGATTTGCATGTTAATATGTCTTTCCTAATCAATGcattgtctttattttatttaatggttAAGGTCCCACTTTTGACCAAGtatcattatttatattcaaatattaataccCTAAAGATACAACACTATCAATAATCCAAGGcttaaataagaataataaattttgcTCGATCCTAAGTTTTGTAGGATACATGATATACTTTACTTTCCATGCTAAATCCATTGTTCATAGTTTAATGATCCAACTTGTTCATAAAAGGTTCATAAATGGTAACCCTTTGTTTCCTTTTTTGTCCTTCATTAATCCCTTGATCTCTCCCTTTATTATTGCTCATCAAACTAAAATGAGAAGCACCCCAAAACAAGAGCTGGAATTTATTTGCATgtgtaatatttttctcttaatttctcttATATGTGTTTCATTGCTTCTGATGTCTTTTCCGATAAATGCattcccttt harbors:
- the LOC108320417 gene encoding glucose-6-phosphate 1-dehydrogenase, chloroplastic is translated as MASILGPSLSIVRAYALRNEPLIVSKITAVGENSHSPLWFSCTRARKSARNHFQLKSSNGLPLNAVSSNDGLAGTSLAKEDSKLQPLPELFPLSDSECTGSNLSITVVGASGDLAKKKIFPALFALFYEDWLPENFIVFGFARTKMTDEELRNMISKTLTCRIDKRENCEDKMDQFLKRCFYHSGQYNSEEHFSELDIKLKEKEGGKLSNRLFYLSIPPNIFVDVVRCASQKASSRDGWTRVIVEKPFGRDSESSSELTKCLKQYLTEDQIFRIDHYLGKELVENLSVLRFSNLVFEPLWSRNYIRNVQIIFSEDFGTEGRGGYFDHYGIIRDIMQNHLLQILALFAMETPVSLAAEDIRNEKVKVLRSMRPLQLENAVVGQYKGHNKGGKSYPAYTDDATVPTGSLTPTFAAAALFIDNARWDGVPFLMKAGKALHTKRAEIRVQFRHVPGNLYKRNFGTDLDKATNELVLRVQPDEAIYLKINNKVPGLGMRLDRSDLNLLFRARYPSEIPDAYERLLLDAIEGERRLFIRSDELDAAWALFTPLLKELENKKIAPELYPYGSRGPVGAHYLAARHNVRWGDLGNED